The Pedobacter mucosus genome window below encodes:
- a CDS encoding 2Fe-2S iron-sulfur cluster-binding protein, translated as MSIYKLKINFEEADHASIELPIAAGESVLDVCLDNGIDLQHNCGGVCGCSTCHVYVTKGMDNIAEISDKEEDFIDRAVRPKISSRLGCQCIVIDGDIEVTIPDQSGFMGH; from the coding sequence ATGAGTATTTATAAACTTAAAATAAATTTCGAAGAGGCAGATCATGCTTCTATAGAATTGCCTATAGCCGCTGGAGAATCCGTTTTGGATGTTTGTCTGGATAATGGAATAGATCTTCAACACAACTGCGGTGGAGTTTGTGGATGTAGTACGTGCCACGTTTACGTAACCAAAGGCATGGATAATATAGCAGAAATATCAGACAAAGAAGAAGATTTTATTGATAGGGCTGTCCGTCCAAAAATTAGTTCTCGGTTGGGTTGTCAATGTATCGTTATCGACGGTGATATTGAAGTAACTATTCCCGATCAGTCTGGTTTTATGGGTCACTAA
- the iscX gene encoding Fe-S cluster assembly protein IscX, protein MNNDKFALPFYWNDYEDIAMSLYEKFGDDFTETKIYRIRFTELLEWVLELPNFKGTREESSEGHLEQIQTAWCYEWRDNQD, encoded by the coding sequence ATGAATAACGATAAATTTGCTTTACCATTTTACTGGAACGACTATGAAGATATTGCGATGTCTTTATATGAGAAATTTGGGGATGATTTTACTGAAACAAAAATTTACCGTATCCGCTTTACAGAACTTTTAGAATGGGTATTAGAATTACCGAATTTTAAAGGTACCCGTGAAGAAAGCAGTGAAGGCCATCTAGAGCAGATTCAAACTGCCTGGTGTTACGAATGGAGAGATAATCAGGATTAG
- a CDS encoding KdsC family phosphatase yields MNYKPYPHHMFLKKLRDITTFIFDVDGVLTDGSVQVTDNGQSLRTFNIKDGYALQLAVKRGYNVCIISGGDGIAMKKRFFNLGITDVFLGSGDKVKIFENYIEAKNITANEVLYMGDDIPDINVMKLVGLPTCPFDAVEEIKAISKFISPYPGGKTAVRDIIEKVMKVQGNWNDDHPNAADSGK; encoded by the coding sequence ATGAACTATAAACCATACCCTCATCACATGTTTTTGAAAAAATTAAGAGATATTACCACTTTCATTTTTGATGTTGATGGCGTTTTAACTGATGGTTCTGTTCAGGTTACTGATAATGGTCAATCACTTCGTACATTCAATATTAAAGATGGCTATGCATTGCAACTTGCAGTAAAACGCGGCTACAATGTTTGCATAATTTCTGGCGGAGATGGTATTGCAATGAAAAAACGTTTTTTTAATTTAGGAATAACAGACGTTTTTTTAGGCAGTGGTGATAAGGTAAAAATTTTTGAAAATTACATTGAAGCAAAAAATATTACTGCTAATGAAGTACTTTATATGGGTGATGATATTCCTGATATAAACGTTATGAAATTAGTTGGATTACCTACTTGCCCGTTCGATGCAGTAGAAGAAATTAAAGCAATATCAAAATTTATATCGCCATACCCAGGTGGAAAAACTGCTGTTCGAGATATTATCGAAAAGGTGATGAAGGTTCAGGGTAACTGGAATGATGACCATCCAAATGCCGCCGATTCTGGCAAGTAA
- a CDS encoding Maf family protein translates to MRIQFPPIILASKSPRRQELLTLMGLNFTVELKDVDESYPEGLTPAEIAVFISEKKAKAFVANDEIVITADTIVALNGEILGKPEDRVHAQQMLAKLSGSKHEVYTGVTLVRGNKTFSFYDRTEVYCKVVTVEEIDFYIDNYKPYDKAGSYGVQDWWGIVAVQRIEGSYTNVMGLPTERLYRELLNFI, encoded by the coding sequence ATGCGTATTCAATTTCCGCCAATAATATTAGCATCAAAATCTCCCCGCCGACAAGAGCTTTTAACACTTATGGGTTTAAACTTCACAGTAGAACTTAAAGATGTTGATGAAAGCTATCCTGAAGGTTTAACGCCAGCTGAAATTGCAGTATTTATTTCTGAAAAGAAAGCGAAAGCTTTTGTAGCAAACGACGAGATTGTAATTACGGCCGATACTATAGTTGCTTTAAACGGCGAGATTTTAGGTAAACCTGAAGATAGAGTACATGCACAACAAATGTTAGCAAAACTTTCTGGCAGCAAACACGAGGTTTATACTGGTGTTACCTTAGTTAGAGGCAATAAAACGTTTTCTTTTTATGATAGAACAGAAGTGTATTGTAAAGTAGTTACAGTCGAAGAAATAGATTTTTATATCGATAATTATAAACCGTACGATAAAGCCGGGAGTTATGGTGTTCAAGATTGGTGGGGAATTGTTGCAGTGCAACGGATTGAGGGATCTTATACTAACGTAATGGGCTTGCCAACTGAGCGATTATACAGAGAGCTGCTAAATTTTATTTAA
- a CDS encoding Ppx/GppA phosphatase family protein — MRAAIIDLGTNTFHLLIAEITGSAFEILYKTNVPVKLGEGRINDNIIIPVAFDRGLNTLKDFNQTIEKFNVDVVRATATSAVRSAKNGEDFVDTVKDQTKITIETITGVEEAGLIYEGVKLSGAIKDISLIMDIGGGSVEFILCDTSKLIWKKSYNIGAARLMQQFFKSDPISDQEKNAILSHIQNELNDLFEVCAIYKPGILIGSAGAFETFAELIIKRKNDVVDIKSSKSYDFVYDEYLNIANELLNSNHQERSNMPGMITLRVDMIVMATLITNYVMGRAKLNKLTLSTFDLKMGILSDIITKSNLA; from the coding sequence ATGCGTGCTGCAATTATAGATCTTGGAACAAATACATTTCATTTACTCATAGCTGAAATTACAGGTTCAGCCTTCGAAATTCTCTATAAAACAAATGTACCAGTTAAGCTTGGTGAAGGCAGAATTAACGATAACATCATTATTCCCGTTGCATTTGATAGAGGTCTAAATACCCTAAAAGATTTTAATCAAACCATAGAAAAATTTAATGTAGATGTAGTTCGGGCGACAGCAACGTCAGCAGTTCGCAGTGCAAAAAATGGCGAGGATTTTGTTGATACTGTCAAAGATCAGACTAAAATAACTATTGAAACCATTACAGGTGTAGAAGAAGCAGGCTTGATTTATGAAGGCGTTAAATTAAGTGGCGCCATTAAAGATATTTCCCTAATAATGGATATTGGAGGTGGTAGCGTAGAATTTATCCTGTGCGATACTTCAAAGTTAATCTGGAAGAAAAGTTATAATATTGGTGCAGCTCGTTTAATGCAACAGTTTTTTAAGTCAGATCCCATTTCTGATCAGGAAAAAAATGCAATTTTAAGCCACATTCAAAATGAATTAAACGATTTATTTGAAGTCTGTGCTATTTATAAACCAGGTATTTTAATTGGTTCAGCAGGCGCCTTTGAAACATTTGCAGAACTAATTATCAAGAGAAAAAATGATGTTGTAGACATTAAATCCTCAAAAAGTTACGACTTTGTATACGATGAATACTTAAATATCGCAAACGAATTACTTAATTCAAACCATCAAGAACGATCAAATATGCCCGGAATGATTACTTTAAGAGTAGATATGATCGTTATGGCAACCTTAATTACCAATTATGTAATGGGTAGAGCAAAGCTAAATAAACTAACTCTTTCAACTTTTGATTTAAAAATGGGCATCTTGAGTGATATCATAACAAAATCGAATTTGGCTTAA